CCTCCAACGCGATTGCGATATCGTTCACGTCGGACCAGCGCAGGCGCATGTGGGCGTCTCCTCTCCGGCGGCGAAAGATTAGCGGTCGACCATCATATTGCGGGTTGCGGACGGCAGGGTGACCGTCAGTCCGTCCAGTTCCGTCGTCATGCGGATCTGACAGCCGAGGCGGGACGTATGGGTCAACCCGAAGGCAAGATCGAGCATGTCCTCCTCCTCCTCGCTCGGCTCGCCAAGACGATCGTACCAATCGGGATCGACGATGACGTGACAGGTAGAGCAGGCGAGCGACCCCTCGCAGGCGCCTTCGAGATCAATGTCGTTGCGATGAGCGATCTCCAGCACCGAAAGGCCGAGTGGGGCCTCGACCTCGCTGCGTGTCTTGCCATCGGCCGATACGAAAACCATCTTCGGCATGCACAGTCTTCCCTCGTTTAAGACCCTCAGGGCTGCCCGCCGATGTTTCGGTCGTCATTGGCAGCCTGATCAAATTCCCGCACGTCGCGGCCACTGAGTGCCGCGCGAATTCCCCTATCCATCCGCCGCTCGGCGAACGGGTGGGTCGCCGCATCCAGTTCCGCAACCGCGGCACTTATTGCATCGCGATCCATGCCATCGACGGCGATCTCGACCGCCTGCATCGCGCTGCCGATGACACGTTGCTCTTCGTCCGTCAAGAGATCGCCGTCTGCGGTGAGCGCTGACGCCACCGCCGCCACCACCCGCCGGGCATCGACACGGGACTCGGCGAGAAGCCGGCGCTGCATATCGTCGGCACCGTGCCGCAGAGCTTCATAAAGCATCGCGGCCATTTCGTCCTCGTCAAGTCCGTAGGACGG
This genomic stretch from Rhodospirillales bacterium harbors:
- a CDS encoding ferredoxin family 2Fe-2S iron-sulfur cluster binding protein; amino-acid sequence: MPKMVFVSADGKTRSEVEAPLGLSVLEIAHRNDIDLEGACEGSLACSTCHVIVDPDWYDRLGEPSEEEEDMLDLAFGLTHTSRLGCQIRMTTELDGLTVTLPSATRNMMVDR